One stretch of Corallococcus exiguus DNA includes these proteins:
- the allB gene encoding allantoinase AllB, whose translation MSASVTVFRSERVVTPEGTRAAAVVVRDGRIEGIHATVDVPKDAQVVDLGRDALLPGIVDSHAHINEPGRTDWEGFATATAAAAAGGITTVVDMPLNSIPATTSLAALRTKAEAASGQCAIDYGLWGGVIPGNAHELQAMVEAGAPGFKCFLVHSGVDEFPAATREVLDAAMPILAKAGVPLLVHAELTDHEPPFAGDVRAYASYLASRPAAWEVDAIRMTIDLCRKHRGPVHIVHLSAADALDDIAKAKAEGLPFTVETCPHYLTFTAEEIEAGATHFKCAPPIREAANRERLWDAVKSGLIDLVVSDHSPCTPALKKLEAGDFSGAWGGIAGLQLSVSAVWTGMRARGLGLDALVERMAHRTAKLAGLSGSKGAIQPGLDADFVVFAPEARFKVAPEDIRHRHRLTPYAGRELEGRVMRTYLRGQRIFDATEGLTGPRIGQWLPRG comes from the coding sequence GTGAGTGCATCTGTAACCGTGTTTCGCAGCGAGCGCGTGGTGACGCCCGAGGGCACGCGCGCCGCGGCGGTGGTGGTGCGCGACGGGCGCATCGAAGGCATCCACGCGACGGTGGACGTGCCGAAGGACGCGCAGGTGGTGGACCTGGGCCGGGACGCGCTGTTGCCCGGCATCGTGGACAGCCACGCGCACATCAACGAGCCCGGCCGCACGGACTGGGAGGGCTTCGCCACGGCGACAGCGGCGGCGGCGGCGGGCGGCATCACCACCGTGGTGGACATGCCGCTCAACTCCATCCCCGCGACCACGTCCCTGGCCGCGCTGCGCACCAAGGCGGAGGCCGCGTCCGGCCAGTGCGCCATCGACTACGGCCTGTGGGGCGGCGTCATCCCCGGCAACGCCCACGAGCTCCAGGCGATGGTCGAAGCGGGCGCGCCGGGCTTCAAGTGCTTCCTCGTGCACTCGGGCGTGGATGAGTTTCCCGCCGCCACGCGCGAGGTGCTGGACGCGGCCATGCCCATCCTCGCGAAGGCGGGCGTGCCGCTGCTGGTCCACGCGGAACTGACGGACCATGAACCGCCCTTCGCGGGCGACGTGCGCGCGTATGCCAGCTACCTCGCGTCCCGTCCGGCCGCGTGGGAGGTGGACGCCATCCGGATGACGATCGACCTGTGCCGCAAGCACCGCGGCCCCGTGCACATCGTCCACCTGTCCGCGGCGGACGCGCTGGACGACATCGCGAAGGCGAAGGCGGAAGGGCTGCCCTTCACGGTGGAGACGTGCCCGCACTACCTCACCTTCACGGCGGAGGAGATTGAAGCCGGCGCCACCCACTTCAAGTGCGCCCCGCCCATCCGCGAGGCGGCCAACCGCGAGCGGCTGTGGGACGCGGTGAAGAGCGGCCTCATCGACCTGGTGGTGTCGGACCACTCGCCCTGCACGCCCGCGCTCAAGAAGCTGGAGGCCGGAGACTTCTCCGGCGCGTGGGGCGGCATCGCCGGCTTGCAGCTCAGCGTGTCCGCGGTGTGGACGGGCATGCGCGCGCGCGGCCTGGGCCTGGACGCGCTGGTGGAGCGCATGGCGCACCGCACCGCGAAGCTGGCTGGATTGTCGGGGAGCAAAGGAGCCATCCAGCCCGGGCTGGACGCGGACTTCGTCGTCTTCGCCCCGGAGGCGCGCTTCAAGGTGGCGCCCGAGGACATCCGCCACCGGCACCGGCTGACGCCCTACGCCGGACGCGAGCTGGAAGGCCGGGTGATGAGGACATACCTGCGCGGCCAGCGTATCTTCGACGCCACCGAGGGACTGACGGGCCCGCGCATCGGCCAATGGCTGCCGCGCGGCTAG
- a CDS encoding carbohydrate-binding protein: MRNRFVFTSSALLVALHAFGCGASPEGDTTTPTGEVGPPAPSPAPGVPATPLPVPEPEGTPEPVPSETEAPQDPTTPTPTAPPEDTPAPAPSGVDGFGVTMLYPSLPGGESWALAEDATADKRFDPQGTITRNADGSWKMKSTKVRMSAYPASGYDAKQIATYDRDVLASRGYMQAANDWKNIEMTGFVKVNAVNNTQDNFAWYARGGKHNDNSSGCEGSSYKGGLHYDGRVRWEKETWHVSYDQAPYKPATSALKGRWVGFKAVMHNVPGANGAEAVKLELYLNDNADKVTWTKVYDMTDDGGWGRDAQHCGGSVGAMPITWGGPIATFRWDNATDVDFKWMSVREIQP; the protein is encoded by the coding sequence ATGCGGAACCGATTTGTCTTCACGTCCAGCGCGCTGCTGGTGGCGCTCCATGCCTTTGGCTGTGGCGCGAGCCCCGAAGGTGACACGACGACCCCGACCGGCGAGGTGGGCCCCCCCGCGCCCAGCCCCGCCCCTGGCGTCCCCGCCACGCCCCTTCCGGTCCCCGAGCCGGAGGGCACTCCGGAGCCCGTCCCCTCGGAGACGGAGGCCCCGCAGGACCCCACGACGCCCACGCCCACCGCACCGCCGGAGGACACGCCGGCTCCTGCTCCGTCGGGCGTGGACGGCTTCGGCGTGACGATGCTGTACCCCTCACTGCCGGGCGGTGAGTCCTGGGCGCTCGCGGAGGATGCCACCGCGGACAAGCGCTTCGATCCGCAGGGGACCATCACTCGCAACGCGGACGGCTCCTGGAAGATGAAGAGCACGAAGGTCCGCATGAGCGCCTACCCGGCCTCGGGCTACGACGCGAAGCAGATCGCCACGTATGACCGCGACGTGCTGGCGAGCCGCGGCTACATGCAGGCGGCCAACGACTGGAAGAACATCGAGATGACCGGCTTCGTGAAGGTCAACGCGGTGAACAACACCCAGGACAACTTCGCCTGGTACGCGCGCGGCGGAAAGCACAACGACAACAGCTCCGGCTGCGAGGGCAGCAGCTACAAGGGCGGTCTGCACTACGACGGCCGCGTGCGCTGGGAGAAGGAGACCTGGCACGTGTCCTACGACCAGGCGCCGTACAAGCCGGCCACCTCCGCGCTGAAGGGCCGCTGGGTGGGCTTCAAGGCCGTGATGCACAACGTGCCGGGGGCGAACGGCGCGGAAGCGGTGAAGCTGGAGCTATACCTCAACGACAACGCCGACAAGGTCACCTGGACCAAGGTCTACGACATGACCGATGACGGCGGCTGGGGCAGGGATGCCCAGCACTGCGGCGGCTCAGTGGGCGCCATGCCGATTACCTGGGGCGGCCCCATCGCCACGTTCCGCTGGGACAACGCCACGGACGTGGACTTCAAGTGGATGAGCGTCCGGGAAATCCAGCCCTAG
- the alc gene encoding allantoicase — MQAEAPGAMHVAFADLIDLAARKVGGKALLANDEFFAPKESMLEAGRGVFIADKFTERGKWMDGWETRRKRVPGYDWCIVKLGLPGAIHGIDVDTNHFLGNFPEYASLEACEVDGDPSPESLAEDVSRWTELVPKQRLRGGSRNLFAVANERRFTHVRLNIYPDGGVARLRVHGQVLPDWHALKKAGLVDLAAAANGGSIVTCNDQFFGTKDNLIFPGRAANMGEGWETRRKRVPGFDWIVVKLATAGTLRRAEVDTHYFKGNFPDRCSLEGIHLEEPLLDFANATHLQWKELLPQSKLQADHCHVFEKELKDVGPITHVRLNIFPDGGVSRLRLFGEPA, encoded by the coding sequence ATGCAAGCCGAAGCACCCGGGGCGATGCACGTCGCCTTCGCTGACTTGATTGATCTCGCCGCACGCAAGGTGGGCGGCAAGGCCCTGCTGGCCAACGACGAGTTCTTCGCGCCCAAGGAGTCGATGTTGGAGGCCGGGCGCGGCGTCTTCATCGCGGACAAGTTCACGGAGCGCGGCAAGTGGATGGACGGCTGGGAGACGCGCCGCAAGCGCGTGCCCGGCTATGACTGGTGCATCGTGAAGCTGGGCCTGCCCGGCGCCATCCACGGCATCGACGTGGACACCAACCACTTCCTCGGCAACTTCCCCGAGTACGCCTCGCTGGAGGCGTGCGAGGTGGACGGAGATCCGTCGCCGGAGTCGCTGGCGGAGGACGTGTCGCGCTGGACGGAGCTGGTCCCCAAGCAGCGCCTGCGCGGCGGTTCTCGCAACCTCTTCGCGGTGGCGAACGAGCGGCGCTTCACGCACGTGCGCCTCAACATCTACCCGGACGGCGGCGTCGCGCGCCTGCGCGTGCACGGGCAGGTGCTGCCGGACTGGCACGCCCTCAAGAAGGCCGGGCTGGTGGACCTGGCGGCGGCGGCCAACGGCGGCTCCATCGTCACGTGCAACGATCAGTTCTTCGGCACGAAGGACAACCTCATCTTTCCGGGCCGCGCGGCGAACATGGGCGAGGGCTGGGAGACGCGCCGCAAGCGCGTGCCGGGCTTCGACTGGATCGTCGTGAAGCTGGCCACGGCGGGCACGCTGCGCCGCGCGGAGGTGGACACCCACTACTTCAAGGGCAACTTCCCGGACCGCTGCTCGCTGGAGGGCATCCACCTGGAGGAGCCGCTGCTGGACTTCGCCAACGCGACGCACCTCCAGTGGAAGGAGCTGTTGCCCCAGTCGAAGCTCCAGGCGGACCACTGCCACGTCTTCGAGAAGGAGCTGAAGGACGTGGGCCCCATCACCCACGTGCGCCTCAACATCTTCCCGGACGGCGGCGTCAGCCGGCTGCGCCTCTTCGGGGAGCCGGCGTGA
- a CDS encoding FAD/NAD(P)-binding protein, with the protein MPDRDPLASTYRPPQGLEALEDALRRDLDILSYPARGWVPPRSTPDGRPILDVLIVGGGQSGLGTAFGLMRERVTNVLVLDDGRDGFHGPWKTFARMITLRTPKYLTGADYNIPNLSFRAWYEAQHGAEGFQQVALIPKELWADYLLWYRRVLGIPVRCGTKAGALHWRKDLDCFEVPAAHNGETEFLFARKVVLATGIDGSGRWEAPPEVQPLPRALWAHTHDPIDFAALKGKRVGVLGAGASAFDNASVALEMGVGQVDLFYRRKKLPNVNPYRWAEFAGFLRHHGDLPDAQRWRFIRQIIDMGQLPPRDTFERARRHPHFHLHAESPWVEVKAQDGMAVVRTPHATHAFDFLIIASGFTTDLSLRPELAELHPHIALWKDRFTPPENERNADLLRHPYLGPSFEFQEKQPGTAPWLGGVFNYTFGCLLSLGFGGASISGMKYSLPRLVGGITKQLYLDDSERHFRALADYATTEFET; encoded by the coding sequence ATGCCCGACCGCGACCCGCTGGCCTCGACGTATCGTCCACCGCAGGGACTGGAGGCGTTGGAAGACGCCCTCCGCCGCGACCTGGACATCCTGTCGTACCCCGCCCGCGGCTGGGTGCCGCCGCGCTCCACGCCGGACGGACGTCCCATCCTGGACGTGCTCATCGTGGGCGGAGGCCAGAGCGGGCTGGGCACGGCGTTCGGACTGATGCGCGAGCGCGTGACGAACGTGCTCGTGCTGGACGACGGCAGGGACGGCTTCCACGGGCCCTGGAAGACATTCGCGCGGATGATCACCCTGCGCACGCCCAAGTACCTCACTGGTGCGGACTACAACATCCCCAACCTCTCCTTCCGCGCCTGGTACGAAGCGCAGCACGGCGCGGAGGGCTTCCAGCAGGTGGCCCTCATCCCGAAGGAGCTGTGGGCGGACTACCTCCTCTGGTACCGGCGCGTGCTGGGCATCCCGGTGAGGTGCGGCACCAAGGCGGGCGCGCTGCACTGGCGCAAGGACCTGGACTGCTTCGAGGTCCCCGCCGCGCACAACGGTGAGACGGAGTTCCTCTTCGCGCGAAAGGTGGTGCTGGCCACCGGCATCGACGGCTCCGGCCGCTGGGAGGCGCCGCCAGAGGTGCAGCCGCTGCCGCGCGCGCTGTGGGCGCACACGCATGACCCCATCGACTTCGCCGCGCTGAAGGGCAAGCGCGTGGGCGTGCTGGGCGCGGGGGCCTCCGCGTTCGACAACGCCTCCGTGGCGCTGGAGATGGGCGTGGGCCAGGTGGACCTGTTCTACCGCCGCAAGAAGCTGCCCAACGTGAACCCCTACCGCTGGGCGGAGTTCGCGGGCTTCCTGCGCCACCACGGCGACCTGCCGGACGCGCAGCGCTGGCGCTTCATCCGGCAGATCATCGACATGGGCCAACTGCCGCCGCGCGACACCTTCGAGCGCGCCCGCCGCCACCCGCACTTCCACCTGCACGCGGAGAGTCCCTGGGTGGAGGTGAAGGCGCAGGACGGCATGGCCGTGGTGCGCACGCCGCACGCGACGCACGCGTTCGACTTCCTCATCATCGCGTCCGGCTTCACCACGGACCTGTCACTGCGGCCGGAGCTGGCGGAGCTGCACCCGCACATCGCGCTGTGGAAGGACCGCTTCACGCCGCCGGAGAACGAACGGAACGCGGACCTGCTGCGCCACCCGTACCTGGGCCCCTCCTTCGAGTTCCAGGAGAAGCAGCCCGGCACCGCGCCATGGCTGGGCGGCGTGTTCAACTACACCTTCGGGTGCCTGCTCTCGTTGGGCTTCGGCGGCGCCAGCATCTCCGGCATGAAGTACAGCCTGCCCCGCCTGGTGGGCGGCATCACGAAACAGCTCTACCTGGATGACAGCGAGCGCCACTTCCGCGCGCTCGCGGACTACGCGACGACGGAGTTCGAGACGTGA
- a CDS encoding Rieske 2Fe-2S domain-containing protein, with amino-acid sequence MRITFLGHAGFAVETAGALVVMDPWLTPQGAFDSAWMQLPRNHHLAPRVKELLETPGKERFLYISHEHKDHFDPEFLATIAKRDFTVLVPKFRRSELRDIFEKYGCKRVIACEDSREIPIKGGYIKLFVSEQGTNRDSSVMVRGDGQCFLNINDCKMHDRLVRVIAEEGPIDVFSAQFSGAIWHPTCYEYPQETYSAISLKKRDSKFEAVARALEVVQPRAYIAAAGPAAFLDPALFNLNFQDVNIFPRAPVLFSYLEKRMPTLPTRYLEPMPGDVLDAGSLEFVSQVPERVTTENFQEYLHTYAKDMAYVFRERRRNLMREEVDEIHARLRVELQRKLDLLDLHDRVGMPFYVELTEAPTRLLRVDFKGRRVDEVTEMRDKSRYAMKVSASDIVRVLDRKLNWEDFLLSFRLRLSRNPDVYEPVLHGFLGVEVEDIREFCDGIRATEAQKERTVVEAGGKRFTIQRFCPHQGADLAEGWVEEGRYVVCPRHRWQFDLQNGGACKSNNSSLCAEPVADKPEKVERGGDKAPAVDKAPVEPPRV; translated from the coding sequence ATGCGGATCACCTTCCTGGGTCATGCGGGCTTCGCGGTGGAGACCGCTGGAGCGCTCGTCGTCATGGATCCGTGGCTGACGCCCCAGGGGGCCTTCGACTCCGCGTGGATGCAGCTGCCGCGCAACCACCACCTGGCGCCGCGCGTGAAGGAGCTGCTGGAGACGCCGGGCAAGGAGCGCTTCCTCTACATCAGCCACGAGCACAAGGATCACTTCGACCCGGAGTTCCTGGCGACCATCGCGAAGCGGGACTTCACCGTGCTGGTGCCCAAGTTCCGCCGCTCGGAGCTGCGGGACATCTTCGAGAAGTACGGCTGCAAGCGCGTCATCGCGTGCGAGGACTCGCGCGAGATTCCCATCAAGGGCGGCTACATCAAGCTCTTCGTGTCGGAGCAGGGCACCAACCGCGACTCCAGCGTGATGGTGCGCGGCGACGGGCAGTGCTTCCTCAACATCAACGACTGCAAGATGCACGACCGCCTGGTGCGCGTCATCGCGGAGGAGGGGCCCATCGACGTCTTCTCCGCCCAGTTCTCCGGCGCCATCTGGCACCCCACCTGCTACGAGTACCCGCAGGAGACGTACTCGGCCATCAGCCTGAAGAAGCGCGACAGCAAGTTCGAGGCGGTGGCGCGCGCGTTGGAAGTGGTGCAGCCCCGCGCGTACATCGCGGCGGCGGGCCCGGCGGCCTTCCTGGATCCGGCGCTCTTCAACCTGAACTTCCAGGACGTGAACATCTTCCCGCGCGCGCCCGTGCTCTTCTCCTACCTGGAGAAGCGCATGCCCACGCTGCCCACGCGCTATCTGGAGCCCATGCCTGGGGACGTGCTGGACGCGGGCTCGCTGGAGTTCGTGTCGCAGGTGCCGGAGCGCGTGACGACGGAGAACTTCCAGGAGTACCTCCACACGTACGCGAAGGACATGGCCTACGTCTTCCGCGAGCGCCGCCGCAACCTGATGCGCGAGGAGGTGGATGAAATCCACGCCCGCCTGCGCGTGGAGCTGCAGCGCAAGCTGGACCTGTTGGATCTGCACGACCGCGTGGGCATGCCGTTCTACGTGGAGCTGACGGAGGCGCCCACGCGGCTGCTGCGCGTGGACTTCAAGGGCCGCCGCGTGGATGAAGTGACGGAGATGCGCGACAAGAGCCGCTACGCGATGAAGGTGAGCGCGAGCGACATCGTGCGCGTGTTGGACCGGAAGCTGAACTGGGAGGACTTCCTCTTGTCCTTCCGCCTGCGGCTGTCCCGCAACCCGGACGTCTACGAGCCCGTGCTGCACGGCTTCCTGGGCGTGGAGGTGGAGGACATCCGCGAGTTCTGCGACGGCATCCGCGCCACGGAGGCCCAGAAGGAGCGCACCGTGGTGGAGGCCGGCGGCAAGCGCTTCACCATCCAGCGCTTCTGCCCGCACCAGGGCGCGGACCTGGCGGAAGGCTGGGTGGAGGAGGGCCGCTACGTGGTGTGCCCGCGTCACCGCTGGCAGTTCGACCTGCAGAACGGCGGCGCGTGCAAGTCCAACAACTCCTCGCTCTGCGCGGAGCCCGTCGCGGACAAGCCGGAGAAGGTGGAGCGCGGCGGCGACAAGGCGCCCGCCGTGGACAAGGCGCCCGTCGAACCGCCGCGCGTCTGA
- a CDS encoding glycosyltransferase has product MELFPIHLLFIVVLMNRYILGPFLRRLKGRRFERVDDSYRPKVAIVVPLFNEGQGIFHTVRALLDQDYPSELTEIIVVDDCSRDDSVAWATKAAEGHPNVRVMRNPENMGKRKGINRGVRAAEDAEIIVSVDSDVVVEKSAVRQLIRRFVHPNVAAVGGRTFVINRHQNWLTRMIEIKFHFAQKWLKDLERSFRQVMCLSGCLTAYRRSVLLELEPILEARAIAGIPIKYGEDRFLTRQIVKHDYETVYTLDAYCFTAAPSTLAGYFSQQLRWRRSNLVDLICGLSHAWRLHPVITVHYVSQLALLLAYPVVIVHNLLNGEFWDILSFHFLVIGLLGFIYRMETRYLPEDRRVHPASFLPMALLMPVTYALFTPLALLTLDSGSWETRGSPTTAPAPSPVPAPAKLTSNSAGEGTPS; this is encoded by the coding sequence ATGGAACTGTTTCCCATCCATTTGCTGTTCATCGTCGTCTTGATGAACCGCTACATCCTCGGCCCCTTCCTGCGGCGGCTGAAGGGGCGACGGTTCGAACGGGTGGACGACTCCTACCGTCCGAAGGTCGCCATCGTCGTTCCGCTGTTCAACGAAGGCCAGGGCATCTTCCACACCGTCCGGGCCCTGCTGGACCAGGACTATCCCAGCGAGCTCACCGAGATCATCGTCGTGGATGACTGCTCGCGCGACGACAGCGTCGCGTGGGCCACCAAGGCCGCGGAGGGCCACCCCAACGTCCGGGTGATGCGCAACCCGGAGAACATGGGCAAGCGCAAGGGCATCAACCGGGGCGTCCGCGCCGCGGAGGACGCGGAGATCATCGTCTCCGTGGACTCCGACGTGGTGGTGGAGAAGAGCGCCGTGCGCCAGCTCATCCGCCGCTTCGTGCACCCGAATGTCGCCGCGGTGGGCGGGCGCACCTTCGTCATCAACCGTCACCAGAACTGGCTGACGCGGATGATCGAAATCAAGTTCCACTTCGCCCAGAAGTGGCTGAAGGACCTGGAGCGCTCGTTCCGACAGGTGATGTGCCTGTCCGGTTGTCTGACGGCGTATCGCCGTTCCGTGCTGCTGGAGCTGGAGCCCATCCTGGAGGCGCGCGCCATCGCGGGCATCCCCATCAAGTACGGCGAGGACCGCTTCCTCACGCGGCAGATCGTCAAGCACGACTACGAGACGGTCTACACGCTGGACGCGTACTGCTTCACCGCCGCGCCCTCCACGCTCGCGGGCTACTTCAGTCAGCAGCTGCGCTGGCGGCGCTCCAACCTGGTGGACCTCATCTGCGGCCTGTCGCACGCGTGGCGGCTGCACCCGGTCATCACCGTGCACTACGTATCGCAGCTGGCGCTGCTGCTGGCGTACCCGGTGGTCATCGTCCACAACCTGCTCAACGGCGAGTTCTGGGACATCCTCTCGTTCCACTTCCTGGTGATTGGCCTGTTGGGCTTCATCTACCGGATGGAGACGCGCTACCTGCCGGAGGACCGGCGCGTGCATCCCGCGAGCTTCCTGCCCATGGCGCTGCTCATGCCGGTGACGTACGCGCTCTTCACGCCGCTGGCGCTGCTGACGCTCGACTCCGGGAGTTGGGAGACGCGCGGCAGTCCCACGACGGCGCCGGCGCCCTCCCCCGTTCCCGCCCCCGCGAAGCTCACGTCCAACTCCGCAGGCGAAGGAACCCCGTCATGA
- a CDS encoding coiled-coil domain-containing protein encodes MNQQVANRLNSIAVSAYKFMGSVLLALILLGLMSFLVVQGFFLASTSWAAPTILSPTDPNVLALNAQAAQQESERDGLMARRREASDRLLEAERTVAAERSFQQRFVVALKGEKRSRDRLARRLSALRQEYLRTGEEIAESNRAFSGLSRTRTNALYGAKLMEREDVLTANHHLAQMAQSNLSLAQETVDLDMRLDTLRRESEGLTAAENGLGRDTAAEGLTTDTLLLEREYTQSVLALARADAQRKSLEADVRALDDRIRRFDHLLQVVHGSPYLKAVEQNLNVAFVPYENLPNARAGTPLYTCALKIFWCREVGMVGPVLEGEISQQHPIRQYHLRGVMVELQLRDAPSAREPLLHLGHPPLML; translated from the coding sequence ATGAACCAGCAGGTCGCCAACCGGCTCAACTCCATCGCGGTGTCCGCCTACAAGTTCATGGGCTCGGTGCTGCTGGCGCTGATCCTCCTGGGCCTGATGTCGTTCCTCGTGGTGCAGGGCTTCTTCCTGGCGAGCACCAGCTGGGCGGCGCCCACCATCCTTTCGCCCACTGATCCCAACGTGCTGGCGCTCAACGCGCAGGCGGCACAGCAGGAGTCGGAGCGGGACGGGTTGATGGCCCGGCGGCGAGAGGCGTCGGACCGGCTCCTGGAGGCCGAGCGGACCGTGGCCGCGGAGCGGTCCTTCCAGCAGCGCTTCGTGGTGGCGCTCAAGGGGGAGAAGCGCTCCCGCGACCGGCTGGCGCGGCGGCTGTCCGCGCTGCGCCAGGAGTACCTGCGCACGGGCGAGGAGATCGCCGAGTCCAACCGCGCGTTCAGCGGCCTGTCCCGCACGCGGACGAACGCGCTCTACGGCGCGAAGCTGATGGAGCGGGAGGACGTGCTCACCGCCAACCACCACCTGGCGCAGATGGCGCAGAGCAACCTGTCCCTGGCGCAGGAGACGGTGGACCTGGACATGCGCCTGGACACGCTCCGGCGCGAGAGTGAGGGGCTCACCGCCGCGGAGAACGGCCTGGGCCGCGACACCGCCGCCGAGGGCCTGACGACGGACACGTTGCTGCTGGAGCGTGAGTACACCCAGTCGGTGCTGGCGCTGGCCCGCGCGGACGCGCAGCGCAAGAGCCTGGAGGCGGACGTGCGCGCGCTGGACGACCGCATCCGCCGCTTCGACCACCTGCTCCAGGTGGTGCATGGCTCGCCGTACCTGAAGGCGGTGGAGCAGAACCTCAACGTGGCCTTCGTGCCCTACGAGAACCTGCCCAACGCCCGAGCCGGCACCCCGCTCTACACCTGCGCGCTCAAGATCTTCTGGTGCCGCGAGGTGGGCATGGTGGGACCCGTGCTGGAGGGCGAGATCTCCCAGCAGCACCCCATCCGCCAGTACCACTTGCGAGGCGTGATGGTGGAACTCCAGCTTCGGGATGCCCCGAGCGCACGCGAGCCGCTGCTTCACCTGGGCCATCCCCCGTTGATGCTGTGA
- a CDS encoding TerC family protein: MWGGFIAFVFAMLALDLGVFHRKAHTVSFKEAGAWSAVWVSLSLAFNAFLWWRYGAGPGMEFLTGYLIEKSLSVDNIFVFVVIFSTMKVPALYQHRVLFWGILSALVLRAAMIFAGVAMLERFHWLIYVFGAFLIITGVKLFIQRNHEEHPEDGWLMRTARRVIPSTPHFHGQHFVTVENGRKLATPLLMALMLVEASDVLFALDSIPAIFAVTRDPFIVFTSNIFAILGLRSLFFLMAGAMEKFTYLKVGLSGVLVFVGAKMALVDVVHLSPAVSLGVIALVLGGSIVASLVKAKNTPPHAPNAEASSDVSRDAAATAKS, encoded by the coding sequence ATGTGGGGTGGCTTCATCGCGTTTGTTTTCGCGATGCTCGCGCTGGACCTCGGTGTGTTCCACCGCAAGGCGCACACGGTGAGCTTCAAGGAGGCCGGGGCCTGGAGCGCGGTGTGGGTGAGCCTGTCGCTGGCGTTCAACGCCTTCCTGTGGTGGCGCTACGGCGCCGGGCCGGGCATGGAGTTCCTCACCGGCTACCTCATCGAGAAGTCGCTCTCCGTCGACAACATCTTCGTCTTCGTCGTCATCTTCTCCACGATGAAGGTCCCGGCCCTCTACCAGCACCGGGTCCTCTTCTGGGGCATCCTGAGCGCGCTGGTGCTGCGCGCGGCGATGATCTTCGCGGGCGTGGCGATGCTGGAGCGCTTCCACTGGCTCATCTACGTCTTCGGCGCCTTCCTCATCATCACGGGCGTGAAGCTCTTCATCCAGCGCAACCATGAAGAGCACCCGGAGGACGGCTGGCTGATGCGCACCGCCCGCCGCGTCATCCCCTCCACGCCGCACTTCCACGGGCAGCACTTCGTCACGGTGGAGAACGGCCGCAAGCTGGCGACGCCGCTGCTCATGGCGCTGATGCTGGTGGAGGCGTCCGACGTGCTCTTCGCGCTGGACTCCATCCCCGCCATCTTCGCGGTGACGCGCGACCCGTTCATCGTCTTCACGTCCAACATCTTCGCCATCCTGGGCCTGCGCTCGCTCTTCTTCCTGATGGCCGGCGCGATGGAGAAGTTCACCTACCTGAAGGTCGGCCTGTCCGGCGTGCTCGTCTTCGTGGGCGCGAAGATGGCGCTGGTGGACGTGGTGCACCTGTCCCCGGCCGTCTCCCTGGGCGTCATCGCGCTGGTGCTGGGCGGAAGCATCGTGGCCTCGCTGGTGAAGGCCAAGAACACGCCGC
- the uraH gene encoding hydroxyisourate hydrolase produces MSTLSTHVLDTSTGRPAEGLSLTLEARSGEDFRELSRGVTNADGRVKDLSGANTKLQPGVYRLTFDTGAWFQARGQRGFYPYVQVVFEVTATDEHYHVPLLLSPFGFSTYRGS; encoded by the coding sequence ATGAGCACCCTCAGCACGCATGTCCTGGACACGAGCACGGGCCGTCCCGCGGAGGGGCTCTCCCTCACGTTGGAGGCCCGCTCGGGCGAAGACTTCCGGGAGCTGTCCCGGGGCGTCACCAACGCGGATGGACGGGTGAAGGACCTGTCGGGCGCGAACACGAAGCTTCAGCCCGGCGTGTACCGCCTCACCTTCGACACCGGGGCCTGGTTCCAGGCCCGGGGGCAGCGGGGCTTCTACCCGTATGTGCAGGTCGTGTTCGAGGTCACCGCGACCGACGAGCACTACCACGTCCCGCTGCTCCTGAGCCCCTTCGGCTTCTCCACCTATCGGGGAAGCTGA
- the uraD gene encoding 2-oxo-4-hydroxy-4-carboxy-5-ureidoimidazoline decarboxylase yields the protein MTTPLERLNTATTEEATEAFTRCCGSTKWVQRMLAVRPFRDAEHVYAEAVDAWARTGPEDWREAFTHHPRIGDVSKLREKFASTAQWSSQEQKGVAGADEGVLQALSQGNRDYESRYGFIFLVCATGKSAAEMLDLLQDRMHHTPDEELKIAAGEQAKITRIRLEKLLAS from the coding sequence GTGACGACGCCGCTGGAGCGCCTGAACACCGCCACGACGGAGGAGGCCACCGAGGCCTTCACCCGCTGCTGCGGCAGCACGAAGTGGGTCCAGCGGATGCTGGCCGTCCGCCCATTCCGCGACGCGGAGCACGTGTACGCGGAGGCCGTGGACGCCTGGGCGCGCACGGGGCCGGAGGACTGGAGGGAGGCCTTCACGCACCACCCGCGCATCGGCGACGTGTCGAAGCTGCGGGAGAAGTTCGCCTCCACCGCGCAGTGGTCGTCACAGGAGCAGAAGGGCGTGGCCGGCGCGGATGAAGGCGTCCTGCAGGCACTGTCCCAGGGCAACCGGGACTACGAGTCCCGCTACGGCTTCATCTTCCTCGTCTGCGCCACGGGCAAGAGCGCCGCGGAGATGCTGGACCTGCTCCAGGACCGCATGCACCACACCCCGGACGAAGAGCTGAAGATCGCGGCCGGGGAGCAAGCGAAGATCACCCGCATCCGACTGGAGAAGCTCCTCGCGTCATGA